The following are from one region of the Paenibacillus sp. JZ16 genome:
- a CDS encoding GIY-YIG nuclease family protein, with translation MKTKIQELPLSSGVYLMRDSRGTVIYVGKSKSLKKRVQSYFYNNKSHSPKVKRLVQHVKDLEHIVTDTEFEAFMLECRLIQDIKPMYNRKMKNPLGYSYIVLRQKRDWRWLEFTDTLDEGGPDRSRFFGPYTASRHSLEHAVQKVKECCKIACNHTPAASSANAPCLNYSIGLCLGKCLGGESARQFDDIMDRFIALLQGDDRRLYDEMERNMLGAAARFDFEQAAKYRDGMEAVNLLLSKRDVIEFAEENHSIVVYEYLNEDTIKLFLIKGNVVLHSERCSVAATVDIESLRRRVKALILSYFTKDTGCDAAEVTREDIDAAQIIYSYLQSSACRYLVLQDSWLEDDGESDMEAALRDFVNHYVVSS, from the coding sequence ATGAAAACAAAAATACAAGAGTTGCCGCTGTCGTCGGGCGTATATCTCATGAGAGATTCGCGGGGAACGGTCATTTACGTTGGCAAATCCAAAAGTCTCAAGAAGAGAGTACAATCGTATTTTTACAACAATAAATCGCACTCCCCAAAAGTGAAGAGGCTGGTTCAGCATGTCAAAGACCTGGAGCATATCGTCACCGACACGGAGTTTGAGGCGTTCATGCTGGAATGCAGGCTCATTCAGGACATAAAGCCGATGTATAACCGAAAAATGAAAAATCCGCTAGGTTATAGTTATATCGTATTGCGGCAAAAGCGAGATTGGCGATGGCTGGAATTTACGGATACACTGGATGAAGGCGGCCCTGACCGATCTCGTTTTTTCGGCCCCTATACAGCTAGCAGACATAGTCTTGAACATGCAGTGCAAAAGGTTAAAGAATGCTGTAAAATCGCCTGCAATCATACACCTGCCGCTTCTTCGGCAAATGCTCCCTGCTTGAATTATTCGATTGGCCTCTGTCTTGGCAAGTGTCTTGGCGGCGAAAGCGCGCGGCAATTTGATGACATCATGGATCGATTCATTGCTCTGCTTCAAGGGGACGACCGACGTTTATATGATGAAATGGAGCGAAACATGCTGGGCGCCGCAGCGCGTTTCGATTTTGAGCAGGCTGCAAAATACAGGGATGGCATGGAGGCGGTGAACCTGCTTTTAAGTAAACGGGATGTGATCGAGTTCGCCGAAGAGAATCACAGCATCGTTGTTTACGAATATTTAAACGAAGATACGATTAAGTTATTCCTGATTAAGGGGAACGTTGTGCTGCACAGCGAGCGATGCTCTGTGGCTGCAACAGTGGATATTGAATCGTTGAGGCGGAGGGTCAAAGCCTTGATTCTCAGCTATTTCACGAAGGATACGGGATGCGATGCTGCCGAGGTTACCCGGGAAGATATCGATGCTGCACAAATCATCTACAGCTATTTGCAGAGCAGCGCCTGCCGTTATCTTGTTCTTCAGGATT
- a CDS encoding AraC family transcriptional regulator: MTKPFRADYHDPTGYLNMEYDRRIGYFSMTVDHLHDHYELYYLLSGERIYFIKDRSYRVRAGDLVFVDRNAVHKTLDSGRPDHDRLVLYISPELFADLAVPPELAEGLKEPFGWDVPILRLPSPASEAVEQMVGEMVNEMIHPQAGSSWLLRHRTVELLLFAYRSRHLGTVRSADTEPVLHPKTQAVVRYLNDNYQKALTLPEVAEAFRISPHYLSRLFKQTTGFTFSDYLNLLRVKEAQRLLRESDDSITDIAWRSGFSNFSHFGKMFKRTVQLSPRAYRKQYRMRS; the protein is encoded by the coding sequence ATGACCAAGCCGTTTCGAGCAGATTACCACGATCCCACCGGATATTTGAACATGGAGTATGACCGCCGCATTGGCTATTTCTCAATGACGGTCGACCATCTCCACGATCATTATGAGCTGTACTACCTGTTATCGGGCGAGCGGATCTACTTCATCAAGGATCGCTCTTACAGAGTTCGGGCCGGTGATCTTGTCTTCGTGGACCGGAATGCCGTTCATAAGACGCTGGACAGCGGCCGGCCCGACCATGATCGCCTTGTCCTCTATATAAGCCCGGAATTGTTCGCGGATCTGGCCGTACCGCCTGAGCTGGCCGAAGGGCTGAAGGAGCCGTTCGGCTGGGATGTTCCGATTCTAAGGCTTCCTTCGCCAGCGAGTGAAGCGGTGGAGCAAATGGTCGGCGAAATGGTGAATGAGATGATCCATCCTCAAGCGGGAAGCAGTTGGCTGCTGCGGCACCGAACGGTCGAATTGCTGCTCTTCGCCTACCGCAGCCGGCATTTGGGTACGGTTCGTTCAGCCGATACGGAGCCGGTTCTTCATCCGAAGACCCAGGCGGTGGTCCGGTATCTTAACGATAATTATCAGAAGGCTTTAACGCTGCCCGAGGTAGCGGAGGCGTTCCGAATCAGCCCGCACTATCTCAGCCGGCTGTTCAAGCAGACAACGGGGTTTACCTTTAGCGATTATTTGAACCTGCTTCGGGTTAAGGAAGCGCAGCGCCTCCTGCGAGAGAGCGATGATTCCATCACGGATATCGCCTGGCGATCAGGCTTCAGCAACTTCTCCCATTTCGGGAAGATGTTTAAGCGGACGGTTCAGCTGTCGCCGAGGGCATACAGGAAGCAGTATCGAATGCGAAGCTAA